From Equus asinus isolate D_3611 breed Donkey chromosome 14, EquAss-T2T_v2, whole genome shotgun sequence, one genomic window encodes:
- the OCM gene encoding oncomodulin, whose product MSITDVLSADDIAAALQECQDPDTFEPQKFFQTSGLSKMSASQVKDVFRFIDNDQSGYLDEEELKFFLQKFESGARELTESETKSLMAAADNDGDGKIGADEFQEMVHS is encoded by the exons ATGAGCATCACAGACGTCCTCAGTGCTGATGACATTGCAGCAGCCTTGCAGGAGTGCCAAG ACCCAGATACTTTTGAACCCCAAAAATTCTTCCAGACATCGGGCCTCTCCAAGATGTCGGCTAGTCAGGTGAAGGACGTTTTTCGGTTCATAGACAACGACCAGAGCGGATACCTGGATGAAGAGGAGCTTAA GTTTTTCCTCCAGAAGTTTGAGAGTGGTGCTAGAGAACTGACTGAGTCAGAAACCAAGTCCTTGATGGCGGCTGCAGATAATGATGGCGACGGAAAAATTGGGGCTGATG AATTCCAGGAAATGGTGCATTCTTAA